From Gossypium raimondii isolate GPD5lz chromosome 11, ASM2569854v1, whole genome shotgun sequence:
ATAATTTTCTATACAACCGCAGAAATTTAAGgtaatttagaaaaagaaaaaaaaaacccgaaTTAAAAAGAAACCAGTAGTAAAAGAGATTTTGACGAATATCACAAACAGATTTATGGAGCTCTGGCTTCAAGAGCTGGTAGCCATGCACTAAAGAGATTGCATAAGGGAGATTTGGTTGCTTTTCATTACCTCACGGAGAGCATCAGCATAAGAACTCATGTCTGTAAGAATCACAAGAACATGCTTCCCGCATTCATATGCCAGATATTCAGCAGTAGTGAGAGCAATACGAGGAGTAATAATACGTTCAATTGTGGGGTCATTAGCCTGTAGAGGAGAAAGTAGAAGGTATTTTCAGgctataaatatatttttccaaccCACATTTctcatgtaaaaaaaaaaagggtaaagcATTTCTATCTCAAATTGAAACATACCAGGTTTAGGAAAAGGGTCACTCTCTCCATTGAGCCATTTTCCTCAAAATCACGTTTGAAAAACTGTGCAGTTTCCATGTTTACACCCATAGCCGCAAACACAATGGCAAAATTATCTTCTTCACCATCCTGAAAAATCATCAGGTTAGTGAAACAATCAGCTTTCTACAAACCTCATGGTAAGGGCACAAAAGAATCTACAAGCCATGCATATACAAATGTTAGCATGTTCACTTATTTAAACTATCAAGGATgtcataatattatattataacaaGCCAATCTATATTAATACATAAACTTTACCTCAAGAAGATTCCCAGCCTTCTCCAATCGTTTCACCAAACCAGCCTGACGACAGATCTGAGCAGCAATTTCATTATGGGGAAGACCAGCAGCAGAAAAGAGGGGGATCTTTTGCCCTCTAGCAATTGAATTCATAACATCAATTGTTGAAATCCCTGTCTGTATCATTTCTTCAGGATAGGTTCTCTCACTAGGATTAATAGAACTCCCtacaaaatagtaaaatgaaGGATAAGTAATACAGCAATCAACAAACTTATGATTAGAAGCAACTTGTATGGTTCCAGTCTCATTCACTCCACAACACTGCCTACCAGAAATATCCAAATATGCTTCAGGCAAGATAGGTGGCCCGTTATCGATTGGCTTTCCAGAGCCATTGAAAATGCGCCCAAGCATATCCAAAGAAACAGGAGTTTTCAAAACCTACAAAATAGTTAGAAGAAAGATACTGGCAAATGAGTtgaaaagaacagaaaaaaatGCAGGGAAAAATGAAATACTTTTCCTAAATACAACTAAAACAAACTCTTCTCAGTTCTCTTCTACCTTGCTACCATGGTTTCTACAGTATCATAAGAATTAGGCATTTCTTTGCAATGATTCGAAAGAATCATTAAGCAGCAAACAGCAATCCTAACCACTATCTAAAAGATGACATAAAACTCTGCCAGCGTTTCCCTCTATACGtagctttttattatttaagcatataccacatttaaaaaccaaacaaaCCCTTGTGAAACCTCTACAGTTGCATGATATAATCACACGAAGTATAATGATTATAAATGGTCAATTTTCCCCCCTTCTCTATGGGCACAGGAACAAGTGCATAAAATGGCTAAGCTGCCAGTGACCAACTATTATTGTGTCTAAAATACCACTAAACAGTAACAAGTCCACTGTAAAGGCTTGATTGCCTAAACCTTGTAATCAGCAAGGCCGGGTATGGGAAAACAAACCTTCATAAGAAACACAAATAAGTAACAGGCTGCTATTATTAACCATCATACAGCACGAGAAAAATCACTCTCTTATGGTTTCTCTACCAACATGACCTGGTCTGTAATATCCTTTCCAAAGTTTGCAAGACATTCAGTAGGCAGAAATATGAATACCagccaaaatattaatttgctTTGAGAGACCATAAAGAGGCTGATGACATATACTTAGGAAAATAACTTTTACAATATTAACAGCCAAAACAGCCAGTATCATGCCAAACTAAAATCTTAGCTTACCACACTAAATAATTTGTCTCCGACGTCTAGTAACAACAAGATTTATTTCCCCTCTAGTTTATTTCAAAACCATGTACCTAAAGATTTAAGAAACAACTAAAATGCATCACTATTTGTCCTAATGTCTAAAGCCATAAAATCAGGCAACAATTTCCTGACAGGAAAGAAGCTACTTCAATTATTTTCTGGCTGTGTCTTTAAGGGAAGCTATTTTGCATATCAAACTTACAAGTGCAAGATAAGGATTAATCTTAAATGTAGGAAAGGAGGAGGTTACATACCTCTCCTGTAAATTGCACAGTCGTATATTTGTTGTCAATTCCAGATGTTCCTTCAAATACCTAGCCAAGGTGCCATATAAGTAGAGCATACAAAGAATACATGGATCCTCTGTTGATAAAATTGTTGCACCAATTAAAGTATAGAAACTAGCACCATAACAGAAGGCCCGCATTTTGCACGgtgaaaaagttaatatttttccttttggcaTGAGCACAAATAGGGATTCATGATTATAAAGGAATACAAGATAAACTGAGATAAAAATTACCTGAACAACGGCCTTTTCTCCATCAACTTCTAGGACTTGACCACGTCTGGTTGTTCCATCCCCTAAACGAATATTAACAATTTCTTGATACTTGGGTCCCTGGAGAAAGCAAGAACCCCGAATGAAGaagatttgaaatcaaaattaaataagaatgaGAATGTTACTAGCTATGTTACTCGAACTTGGGTGTGACAGCCATATACGTGTTTCCATCACAGATATGTTcagtttttttaaagttttcccatgtatttggagggttCCTACGGGTCATATCTGCATAACTATGTTCAGTAATATGTGTTGAAAACAGGTATCAAACACAAGTAGTTCAAAGGTTACTAGATAATGAGCAAGAAAACCAGAACTTGCCTTCACTTTATCAAGGATTACCAATGGCCCAGCCACTCCGGAAACAGTTCTATATTCTGCAATTATCTCACAAAAAGAAAGATGATCATTAATGATAAGGCTTCTTTCATGGAACAAGTCCTTGTTGCAATGCATGTGGCTGCTTAACCAAAGGTACCAACAATTTCTCCCTCATTATTAAACAAAGCActcaaatcatatataaaacatGAATTCAATTGAACATAAGCAAATTAAAATGCTTATAAAGCAATAAAATTTACCCATGCCGATCTCTAGCGTTCCCTCCTCCATGTTATGGTTGTTTTCTGCCTTGCCCATCTGGTAAGTCTGCGAACAAACAAGACATAAAATTCATTACtctgaaaaaaatagaaaattaaattaaattaaaaacaaaagacCGAATTTTCACTCTCAAGTCTCAAACACtctgtaaatatatatatatatacacaaacttGATATTAATTAATCAGGCTCTCTTCCCTCCAACAGCCcggggttttttttatttaaaacacgCCGTTAATCTTAACCAGAACCTGGAATGTATAATCTATTAATCACATCAttctaaaatcacaaaaatcAAAGCTTTGTTTCAAAGTTAGAGAGTTAAACTCTGCTTCGCTTTACTAAACAAATAAGATAAGCAACAGATCATGGAACTTGACTGCTTAGAAATGGTTCAAACATAACtagaattaaaatcaaaattcctttttatttgtttccttTCAATTTCTCAGTGGCCAAACAGAATCCAAGTATCAAAGGTAACATTTCTTACAAAGAAActcgaagaataaaaaaagtaaacacTTCTTATGCTAAGAATcgatcaaaatcaaataaacacaATAAGATTAAACGGAGGAAAAAAAGTTATAGCCTTATAGGTAAAATCAGTAGATGAACGGATCGAGTGGAACTGAATATCGTACAATTAGATTAAAAGGAACAAACCTGAAAATAACTATAATTAATTGAAGGGAAAATGAGATCTAAAACagcaaaattacaaattaaaagaaaaaggaacttACCTTTTTGTGTTGTTCTGTATTCACGAGAAAACTGCAAAGTAGAGAAAAAGAGAGACAAGTATAAACAGGGATTAACAGTATCTTTCAGTAAATAATTATACGGGAACAAggaatgttaaaagttaattatcCTCCGAACTTATTATTATAAAGGGGCTGAGTTGGTATCAAATATTAATAGGGTATTAATTTAGTTGGTAATttaggaaaataatttaattttagaaaataaaatgtattattttaaagtacTTTTCTcatagcaaaataaaaaatataaatttgaatttataaattttaatctatattattatttaagtgttCAACTCGATGGTAACTCGATTAatgaaaattgtaaatattaatatttgaactCATACTActgatatttataaattattttctttaacattttaattaaaactatattttaatatttttatacaatttaatgttattacaCAAATTGTTTCATCcatattatttatatgtatatgtatattgcTAATATCGTTGAGTGGGTTAATCTCACAAGTCAATTTGATACCAACtcaaaaacaataacaatacaatgataaataattagagcgcattaaaaattttagtccaatgtatttacctatttaaatttcttttactcacaatttaaactaatttttaattgtgaTTTCATTCATAAAGCACATGTGTTGCTTTTATTagtttcaaacataatgtatcattatttacatatgttattattaaacatacatttgTGTTACATATACACGTATGATAGAATTTTTAGTATACAATAACTGTACTTTa
This genomic window contains:
- the LOC105801714 gene encoding V-type proton ATPase subunit B 2 isoform X2 codes for the protein MGKAENNHNMEEGTLEIGMEYRTVSGVAGPLVILDKVKGPKYQEIVNIRLGDGTTRRGQVLEVDGEKAVVQVFEGTSGIDNKYTTVQFTGEVLKTPVSLDMLGRIFNGSGKPIDNGPPILPEAYLDISGSSINPSERTYPEEMIQTGISTIDVMNSIARGQKIPLFSAAGLPHNEIAAQICRQAGLVKRLEKAGNLLEDGEEDNFAIVFAAMGVNMETAQFFKRDFEENGSMERVTLFLNLANDPTIERIITPRIALTTAEYLAYECGKHVLVILTDMSSYADALREVSAAREEVPGRRGYPGYMYTDLATIYERAGRIEGRKGSITQIPILTMPNDDITHPTPDLTGYITEGQIYIDRQLHNRQIYPPINVLPSLSRLMKSAIGEGMTRRDHADVSNQLYANYAIGKDVQAMKAVVGEEALSSEDLLYLEFLDKFERKFVTQGAYDTRNIFQSLDLAWTLLRIFPRELLHRIPAKTLDQYYSRDAAN
- the LOC105801714 gene encoding V-type proton ATPase subunit B 1 isoform X1, translating into MGKAENNHNMEEGTLEIGMEYRTVSGVAGPLVILDKVKGPKYQEIVNIRLGDGTTRRGQVLEVDGEKAVVQVFEGTSGIDNKYTTVQFTGEVLKTPVSLDMLGRIFNGSGKPIDNGPPILPEAYLDISGSSINPSERTYPEEMIQTGISTIDVMNSIARGQKIPLFSAAGLPHNEIAAQICRQAGLVKRLEKAGNLLEDGEEDNFAIVFAAMGVNMETAQFFKRDFEENGSMERVTLFLNLANDPTIERIITPRIALTTAEYLAYECGKHVLVILTDMSSYADALREVSAAREEVPGRRGYPGYMYTDLATIYERAGRIEGRKGSITQIPILTMPNDDITHPTPDLTGYITEGQIYIDRQLHNRQIYPPINVLPSLSRLMKSAIGEGMTRRDHADVSNQVWLQHQSFIRCKRHLISVFVSQSLNFQLYANYAIGKDVQAMKAVVGEEALSSEDLLYLEFLDKFERKFVTQGAYDTRNIFQSLDLAWTLLRIFPRELLHRIPAKTLDQYYSRDAAN